One genomic region from Prunus persica cultivar Lovell chromosome G3, Prunus_persica_NCBIv2, whole genome shotgun sequence encodes:
- the LOC109948245 gene encoding verprolin-like has product MRDFFLILMSFAILGTYTTTTFARARTFKEKSTLEFITIIPIYERPSRSPPPLPPYRPPPWSSQSQYQETSSDPRAGEGQASHNLVETNPIRLTTSPPTQKITSTSDTLENFERPVPSPPPPPDPSTPDIQVAAFFSD; this is encoded by the exons ATGAGAGATTTCTTCCTAATTCTTATGTCGTTTGCTATTCTTGGAACTTACACCACTACCACTTTTGCTCGAGCAAGGACTTTCAAAG AAAAATCTACACTTGAATTCATCACCATAATACCAATTTATGAAAGGCCATCAAGGTCACCACCACCTCTACCACCATATCGGCCTCCTCCTTGGTCATCACAATCACAGTATCAAGAAACAAGCTCTGATCCTCGTGCCGGAGAGGGTCAAGCAAGCCACAACTTGGTGGAAACAAATCCTATAAGGTTGACAACTTCACCACCCACCCAGAAGATAACAAGCACCTCCGACACCTTAGAGAATTTTGAACGTCCTGTACcttcaccacctccacctccggACCCATCAACTCCAGACATACAAGTGGCTGCCTTCTTCTCCGATTAG
- the LOC18784464 gene encoding hydroxyproline-rich systemin, with translation MNVLVLLFAFLPVIVVPAHARILSESAEGKLAFIITIYGRKPPSPPPSPSSSPPTHHSTIGATASPPPAPPRTKPRGQETSYERTRSPPPSPKAAPPRGQLGSSTSPCNRIISTVTEHCVRKARSPPPSLKLLIGSDYGNTRSPPPPPKAAPSHGQLGSTSPWNRIISIATDYGWIKLPSIVQEK, from the exons ATGAATGTTCTCGTGCTTCTCTTTGCATTTCTCCCAGTTATTGTTGTTCCTGCTCATGCCAGAATCTTATCAG AGAGTGCAGAAGGCAAGTTGGCCTTCATTATAACCATTTATGGAAGGAAACCTCCGAGCCCACCACCATCCCCATCATCTTCTCCTCCAACCCATCACTCTACAATTGGTGCCACAGCTTCTCCACCACCAGCTCCACCACGTACAAAACCAAGAGGTCAAGAAACAAGCTACGAAAGAACTCGATCTCCCCCGCCTTCGCCGAAGGCAGCACCGCCACGTGGACAGCTAGGAAGTAGTACTTCTCCTTGCAATAGAATCATATCTACGGTAACTGAGCATTGTGTAAGGAAGGCAAGGTCACCTCCGCCGTCTCTGAAATTATTGATAGGAAGTGATTATGGAAACACTCGATCCCCGCCCCCGCCGCCAAAAGCAGCGCCGTCACATGGACAGCTAGGAAGCACTTCTCCATGGAATAGAATCATATCCATAGCAACTGATTATGGATGGATCAAATTACCCTCCATCgtccaagaaaaatga
- the LOC18781784 gene encoding uncharacterized protein C1450.15 isoform X1, with protein MKPKKNKEMAVKASSRSISATEALVVHLICGLGLAVAFWVAHNLHSINLTTHPSHTLRLICVIECPIVILLYSRYRKDRERCSYLKAVGRGLLGLPAGALVNALGAIALGAPAGIQYLPKTINWSLVMSLFTIVPAASVFGSSWMDWQRIFACTKAMDPVDYMICIPAHGVIIGAWFGAFPMPLDWERPWQEWPICVSYGAIAGYLVAMVASFGFILVRQHVKGD; from the exons ATGAAGCcgaagaagaacaaagagaTGGCCGTTAAAGCTTCCTCAAGATCAATATCTGCAACAGAGGCACTGGTTGTCCACCTGATTTGTGGCTTAGGATTAGCTGTAGCTTTTTGGGTGGCCCACAATCTCCACTCCATCAACCTCACCACCCATCCTTCTCATACCCTTCGTCTGATCTGC GTTATTGAGTGCCCAATTGTGATTCTTCTTTACAGCCGGTATAGGAAGGACCGTGAACGATGCTCC TATTTGAAAGCTGTAGGACGTGGCCTACTGGGACTTCCTGCTG GGGCTCTGGTAAATGCATTGGGAGCAATTGCCTTGGGTGCACCCGCTGGAATCCA GTATCTACCAAAGACCATTAACTGGTCTCTAGTGATGTCATTGTTCACC ATTGTGCCTGCAGCTTCTGTTTTTGGTTCATCATGGATGGATTGGCAACGCATATTTGCATGTACAAA AGCTATGGACCCTGTAGATTATATGATTTGTATACCAGCACATGGAGTTATTATTGGTGCTTGGTTTGGAGCTTTTCCAATGCCGCTTGACTGGGAACGCCCATGGCAG GAATGGCCCATTTGTGTGAGTTATGGAGCCATTGCTGGGTACCTGGTTGCAATGGTGGCATCATTTGGCTTTATACTTGTGAGGCAGCATGTCAAAGGAGACTAA
- the LOC18781784 gene encoding uncharacterized protein LOC18781784 isoform X2: MKPKKNKEMAVKASSRSISATEALVVHLICGLGLAVAFWVAHNLHSINLTTHPSHTLRLICVIECPIVILLYSRYRKDRERCSYLKAVGRGLLGLPADCACSFCFWFIMDGLATHICIAMDPVDYMICIPAHGVIIGAWFGAFPMPLDWERPWQEWPICVSYGAIAGYLVAMVASFGFILVRQHVKGD, translated from the exons ATGAAGCcgaagaagaacaaagagaTGGCCGTTAAAGCTTCCTCAAGATCAATATCTGCAACAGAGGCACTGGTTGTCCACCTGATTTGTGGCTTAGGATTAGCTGTAGCTTTTTGGGTGGCCCACAATCTCCACTCCATCAACCTCACCACCCATCCTTCTCATACCCTTCGTCTGATCTGC GTTATTGAGTGCCCAATTGTGATTCTTCTTTACAGCCGGTATAGGAAGGACCGTGAACGATGCTCC TATTTGAAAGCTGTAGGACGTGGCCTACTGGGACTTCCTGCTG ATTGTGCCTGCAGCTTCTGTTTTTGGTTCATCATGGATGGATTGGCAACGCATATTTGCAT AGCTATGGACCCTGTAGATTATATGATTTGTATACCAGCACATGGAGTTATTATTGGTGCTTGGTTTGGAGCTTTTCCAATGCCGCTTGACTGGGAACGCCCATGGCAG GAATGGCCCATTTGTGTGAGTTATGGAGCCATTGCTGGGTACCTGGTTGCAATGGTGGCATCATTTGGCTTTATACTTGTGAGGCAGCATGTCAAAGGAGACTAA